The genomic segment ATGCAGGATTCCTGCAGGCTGTCGGTGCACCCGTACAGAAAGCGCAAGGTATCCTTACCAACCTGGAATCGTTCGAGAAGCAGGCAGAGCAGGCGGTTTCACAAAGCAAAACCTCCAAGCCTACGGTGGAAAAGGAGTCCAAGGAAGCCCGTGAAAAACGGGAAAAGATGGAAAAACTGTTGAAGAAAGCTGAGGATGCCACGGCAGGAAAGCATTATTCCGAAGCATTGACCTGGTTCAGGCAGGCTAAGGTACTGGCACAGCCGGACAAACAGGCGGACATTGACAAAAAAATGGCGGAAGTGCAGAAGAAGGCATCCGAGGGAAGTCTGTTCGACATGGTACAGCCGCCGGTAACTGCTCCACAGCCATCCTTGCAGCAATCGGCTCCACAATCGATGGCAGCCCCGACGCCACAATACCGGAGCGGAGAGCAAGTTCCGATGTTCATGCCCGAACAGCCTGCCCCGGCTCCGCAACCCGTTGCACAGCCGCAAGTCCAGCCCGTACAATATAGGCAACCTGCACCGCAACCGGTTCCTCAGCAGGCTGCTCCACAACCGCAAGACATCCAGTTCCATCAACCGGTACAGGTGCCGCAACCGCAATTGGCGGACAATCGCTGGATGCAACAACCGGCTCCGTCACAGTATGCAACGGTGCAGGAGGCTGCAATGTATAACTTCGACAAGGATTACGAGGATGACCGGGAGCTGCTCAGGGAGGACCCTTATGCGGAATATCCGGACTTTCCGAAGGAATGCCGCATGACGGATATGGCACAAATGGATATGGTATATTGTTAAACCCTATAAAAGAAAAATAATATGGCACTTGAAATCAAAGGATTGCAGAGAGTATTCAAATTCAAGAAGGACTCTATGGAGCTCGTGTTGGATGATCCGAACAGCGAACTGTCCGTAAACGAGGTGATGGACTTCTATTCCATGACCTACCCTGAACTGACCACGGCAACGGTATATGGTCCTGAGTGGGAGGACGACAAGGCGGTTTACCGCTTCAAGACAACCATCGGAGTGAAAGGGTAAGCGGTATGAACAAGAAAAAAAAGGATAAGGAAACATGCAGACAGCTTTCAGAACAAGCCAAGGATGGACTGGCACGGCTGATTATTCTCTCAGTAAGTTCGTCCCACATCCGAAGGGGAACCTCGGAACGGAAAAGAAGGATACTTCCGCCACCGGGAAGCACAATGCTTTTCTGACCGGTAGAATCACACCCCTTGCACCGGATTATTGGCATCAGGATATGGATAATGATTCTCCGATCAATCTCACGACTCCGGAAAATTTTGACTATCTCTACCGGTCGGCATCAAGATATGCGGAACTTATGGGCATAAAACTCCCTTTCCGATACAGGAAAGGGGGGTGCCCCCGCCTGAATATTACCGAGTTGTACAGAGTTATGGAAGAGTGTGTACCGGAGTGTATCAATCTGGAAAAGAAAAGCGGAAGGCTGCATTTCTGTCTGTTCCGCCATCACGACTGGCCGGAACCTGCTTTGTTCTGGATTCCGGTTGATTTTACGGAACGGCTTCCGGCACCATTGAAGGACATTGTCAGGGAGTTCATCCGGCAATTTGTCCGGCATCACGGGCTGTACGATGTTACCGAGACATTTTATTATGACTTTGCCATAGAAGAGCTGGAAGACTGGGGAAACCGGGATTCCGATGCTTCCCCGAAGGAAATCAGGGCGAACAGACGGCTGGCGGATTCCTATCAGTCTGGAAAACGGATGAAAGCACTCAGACGGATGTCGGGCAAACCGTTCTGCAAGTCTTTGGAAGAGGCTGTGCGGAATTACCGGACAAAAAAGGAAAAAGAGCTGAAGCTGTTGGAACTGATAGAGGACGGCATGGCATTGATTACTCCGGAAAGCCCGGTCCTGACAGGCTACCAGTACGATTGGGCTTATGAAGAGGAATGCGATTTTCCCCCGGTGGGAATGGAAAGCCAGGTCATGCTGGTCTATTCTACTGGTGATACACTGGCGGAGTGTGTCAAGGAGTATATGAATTCGGACTACCGGGAGGTCTATGCCCTTACTCCGGTCACTTACAAGCTACTGACACCGGAAACAGACTGTCTTTTTCAGATGGATGACTATCCGGAAAGGCTTTCCAGATGGTTGGTGCGTTTTACAGACTATATTGATGACAACTTTTAAAACGAATGAAATGAATGAACTGACTAAGAAACTTCAACAGGTGATGGTTCCCAAAGCGGCACTGATTGCTTACGAATACAGTGATGGCCGCTATGGACACGGGACATATTATCTCGAACTGCATCCGATCAACGACAGAGGCCGGATGGAGGCTGCCGTCCCCGTTACGTATGAATTTATGGACTCCCTTGTGGAATACTATACGGATAACCGGCAGGATGTACCGCATGGGAAAATCCCCGCCAATATGCTGTGGTGCGATACACGCAAGGGACACGAGAGGTACATCTGGTACAATCCTCCGGGAAAACGGCAGATGTTCTTTTCCGAAAGGCTGAATATTCCGGACGGGACATTCCATGTACCCGGTGTCATTTACAGGGTTTCCGGTGACAGACTGGAAATTTTTGCCTATAAGGGAGAAGCACCGGCAGAAGACAGCCCGCTTTTCCTTGCCCCGTTTTTCAATGTAACGGGAAGCAGTGTCTGTCTGGGAAATGCCTCGTTGACTCCTCCGGAAAACATGACTTTCTCAAAACTCCTTGAGCATTGGGAAAAACGCTTCTGGCTCAGTGAATTTTCCCATTTGGGAGGAAGCAGGAACCCCACCGAAAGCAATCTGGTTTCGGTGACGGAAAAGGCACGGACCAATCCGTTTGACTATAACGAATTGAAACCTATGGACAGACAACTTAAAGACTTATTGGTATGAAAAAGATTCATTATACAGACAGATACCTGCTCAATCCCCACCATCCCGTAACCGTTTTCGTAATCGGTGCGGGCGGAACCGGATCGCAGGTGGCCACCAATCTGGCAAGAATGAGTATCGCATTGCAGGCACTCGGACATCCGGGCCTGCACGTGACGGTTTTTGACCCCGATACTGTCACGGAAGCGAATATCGGACGCCAGTTGTTCAGCGAATCCGAGCTCGGACTGAACAAGGCGGTGGCACTTGTAACCCGTATCAACCGCTTTTTCGGCTTTTCATGGGAGGCAAAAAGGCAATGCTATCCGTCAGGAACATCAGATTCCGTTTTGGCGAATATCATCATCACCTGCACGGATACCACCCGTTCACGGACCGGTCTGTGGCGTTTTTTGAAAAAGCATAGGGAACGTTCATACGATGACGAGAAATCACCGATATACTGGATGGATTTCGGCAATGCTCAGACCACCGGACAAGTACTGATAGGAAATGTCAAAAGCAAGATACCGCAGCCCTCCTCCATTGAATACCTGCCTATACCCAAGATGAACGTCATAACGGAGGAAGTCCCTTATTCCACCATCAGGGAGAAGGATTCGGGACCGAGCTGCTCGCTGACGGAGGCATTGCAAAAGCAGGATCTCTTCATCAATTCCATGTTGGCACAAATCGGATGCGACGTCCTGTGGCGCATGCTCAGGGAAGGAAGAACGTTCTACCGGGGAGCCTATCTCAATCTTGACACGTTACGGGTAAACCCCATCCCGGTATAGAACACAAACGTCAGTTTCTCCTGATACATAAAACGATGTATAGGAGAAACTGACGTTTTGGAACACTCCTGCCATGCGGTTTAATATTTCAGCCGTACGGCATTTGCCACTCCCTTTTCCGTCATGACCAGCTCATACCGGTCCAACTTTTCATAAAGTTTGCCCAATGTCTTGCATCCATATCTCCTGACCTTGAATTTGGGCATCATTTTTTTCAATGCACCGCCGATCAGTGAAAGGGAAACCTCTTCTTTGCCGTCAGCCGCCTGCTCAAAAGCCTTGTCGAAATACTCCATATCCCTTCGGATAAAAAATTCGGGAGTGTTCTCCTCTGCCTTGCTTTCCTTCCGGTCGGCATACAGGAATACGGAACAGGACCGTACCAATGACACCGGGGTCTTTCCTTCCCCATATCCCAGCACTTTCACCCCGGCTTCCCGTATCCGTTGGGCAAGCAGGCTGTAATCACCGTCACTGGCCACCAGGCAGAAACAGTCCACCTGCCCGTCCCGAAGAATATCCATCGCATCTATGACCAGTGCAATGTCCGTCGTGTTCTTTCCGGGAACATGGGAGGAAGCTTGTACAAGCCTGAATCCATGCTCCCTGGCACTTTCCTTCCATGCGGAAAGCGCTTTCCTCGTCCAGTCTCCATAAATTCGTCTCACAACGGCATCCCCGTAACGGGAAACAAAGCCCATTATATCTTCCATCCTCTCAAAGGATGCGTTATCCCCGTCAATAAGGACTGCAACGGTATATCTTGAATTGGCATTTGTCTTCATAACAACTGTTTATGAAACAAAGTTAGCATAACTTTCCCATGTTGGTATTCCCGCCCTTATCTTTTTTCCCACGTTTCTGTAAAAACTCCTGTATTTCCGAGCTTCTGTAGAAGTTTTTCCCGTTATCGTCCGTCTGGTAATAACGGATCAGCCCTTTTTCCCTGTAACGGGCGACTGTCCGCAATGACACGTTTAGCAGTTTGGCAATGTCATAGTTGTCCAAAAGCTCGTCTCCGTTCAGGCAGTCCTTCACGCGTCCCATCCTGTCCAGTTTCTTTTCTATACGGTCAAAACCTTCCACTATGGTCATTATCATTTTTTCAAGCACTTCATTGTCTATATACATCATGGCAATTTTCTCCTGTCTTTTTAAAGGTTATTACTGGAATACCCTTTTCTTGTGCGCACTTTCAAGAGTATATGCCATGTTCAGTGAAAAATGTATGCCACATTATCCGTTTATATTGGATAAGAAATTGTATAACACTGCAAATCAATAAAATACAGATATAAAAATAGTATAGGGGAAATTGAAATGTAAAAATTCGAGGTGTAAAATTGTAAAATCCGAATGTAAACTTTACAATTTACAGGTCGTCAGACCTTCTCCAGATCAGGACTGATAGATGGCGTTTCCATACCAGGCGTTTTACTTTTGCCGGCGAAGGCATCTGAAAGGTACGGGCAAGAAATACAGCACCTTCCACTTTGGCACCGGCCCTTTCCAGATTATGGGCGTATTCCATCAGGCTGGCTCCGCTGGTCAGCAAATCATCGACAATCACCACGCGCTTTCCGTACAGATCGTTTGACATCATATAGTTGGCGGTATTTATTTCAGAGCGTTTTTCTGAGGCATGTTTACACTCCCTGCTTTCCGTAATGCATATTAAATCCAGTCCTGAACGGACATAGCCATGCGTTTCCAGAAAACTGGCAATACCTGAGAAACGTCTGTAATAGCGGTCTGATGTGCTGCACGGCATAAACATGGCAGTAATATCCTCATCAGTGGAAAGAAGCAGGAATGCTTGTGAAAAATATTCCGTACAGCTGTCTTTTCCATCCTTGAAATCATATACTTTTTGCACGAATGCCAACTGGTCATCACAAAGCCAGCTTTCAAAGCGTTTGGGAAAATAATAGCCGGCAAACACGCAGCGAATGCTCCCGAATGAGAACAATCGCAACGGACGGACTTTATCAAACAGCTCAGGACAAGTCAGCGCATATAGCAGCGGTGCATGAGGATTTCCTGCTATGATGGCTTGACGTAGCGGTTTCTCCCTGTCTTCCCGCTCATCGTAGGCTGCTGCATATTGGCATAGCACCTTGCCGCACTTTTTTCTCCAGTATTGTCCGTATATCCAGAGAACGATAGCCGCTAGTAATAATGTTGCATTGATTATCAGTTCCATATTTCCTGTTTTTTTATTTTCGGACAGATTGTCCGAGATAAAAATACTGTTTTTCCGGTAAAGAAACAGACTTTTAGCCATTCTTTTACTTTGCTTCCCCAAACAGAGCGGTCTCTGACATCTGATGACATCTGATGCCGTTTGATGACATCCTTTTGCCCACGACTTTTACTTCCCGTATTTTCGTGCCGGACAAAAAAAGCAGAGTTTATGGAGTTTGTATGTATCGAAGCTAAGGCATTCATGGAAATGAATGAGGCTTTGGAAGCCGTTGAAAAGAAAATGCGTGAAACATGCGGAGGAGGCATCTGTAGTATGGATGACTGGATTGACAATCAGGAAGCGTGTATGCTTATGAATGTCTCGCCCCGAAAGCTGTTGCAACTTCGGAGAAGCAGGATTATCCCTTACAGCCATATAGACCGCAAGGTATATTACAGGCGTCAGGATATTATACGTTATTTGGAAAACAGTATTCACCATGTAACCCCCGAATCCTTATGACTCAATTCATACTGACCAAAGAAAGCCCTGAGATTATACGTTTTTTTCGGAACATAAGCACCCTGTCCAAAATGCTGGATGACCAGGAGAAAAACTTTCGTCCGGTTCTGAACGGAGAGCGTTACATTACCGACAGCGAGTTGGCGGAGAAATTAAAGCTGACACGAAGGACGCTGGCTGATTACAGAATGAACGGCAGGCTGCCCTATTACAAAGTAGGAGGCAAACTTTTATATAAGGAAAAGGACATTCTGGTTCTGTTGGAAAAAAACAGGGTGGAAACATTTGATCATTGGTAATACCCGTTTCCAAGTATCACGACATAAACATAAGAAAGTCATGGAAACGATAAAAAGAGAGGGTTTCATGGCTTTCTTATTACAGAACCGGCAGATTATAAGTTTTTTTATTTTGGAATCATATATCGGTCAGCATTTCTATTTCTTACATGTAAAGGTAGCCTTTTGCTTCTGATGCGCAAGGCGGTCCTTCGGACTGGTTGGCTGAAAAAATCATCCTCGCTTCGCTGCGGTATTTTTTCGCCAAGCCTTGCACTATCAGAGCAAAAGACAAATGTCTGACATGTAAGAGATAGAAATACCGGCTTTGCCAAAGCCGGAAATGTTTAATCACAAAATAAGAAAATTATGATTCAGACAACAAACAAGTATAGCAAAGAAACTTTCATCCGCCTGAACTACTGGTATGATCGGATACACGGACTTGTACAGGAAGATATAGATAAAGTGAATACCATGGTGGAACACATCGAAAAGACACGCTCTGACCGGTATCCACGGACAGGAGACAACCTGTTCTTTGTTTCCGGTTATGGTGAGCGTTCCCGGCTGTTCTTTATAGATGCCGTATATGGAGATAACATTATACTCCGGGATTTTTCCCGTGTTCCATTCGTGTCCCGTGACAAAGAGGGTATCAAATGCGATATGCATGGCGGTGAGTGTCTGTTGGTAAAGGCAGGCGATGTAAGGTTCAAGGCATGGACTACCGGCCGTTTCAAGCATTGGGGGCATTACGGGGCATGTGAAAACGGGGAGGTTTACTACGATGCGAAAATAGCCCTGTGGGAGTGTGGCGCACCTGAACAGCCGGAAAGCCGGGAATGGTTCAAAATCCATATCCGCAAAAACACCCGGCCGAGCGAGGATATGTACGTCGGAGAAATATCCTGTAAGGATGAGGATGGACTCAAACAGTTTGTCAACGACCATGAAGGTACCATATTCGCAGAAGAGGATTCTCAGGAAATGGTCATGCTGTGTTTCAGGCATTCCGACATGAGGATTTCCCCGGAAGAATGG from the Bacteroides eggerthii genome contains:
- a CDS encoding PRTRC system protein C, whose translation is MALEIKGLQRVFKFKKDSMELVLDDPNSELSVNEVMDFYSMTYPELTTATVYGPEWEDDKAVYRFKTTIGVKG
- a CDS encoding prokaryotic E2 ligase family D protein — encoded protein: MNELTKKLQQVMVPKAALIAYEYSDGRYGHGTYYLELHPINDRGRMEAAVPVTYEFMDSLVEYYTDNRQDVPHGKIPANMLWCDTRKGHERYIWYNPPGKRQMFFSERLNIPDGTFHVPGVIYRVSGDRLEIFAYKGEAPAEDSPLFLAPFFNVTGSSVCLGNASLTPPENMTFSKLLEHWEKRFWLSEFSHLGGSRNPTESNLVSVTEKARTNPFDYNELKPMDRQLKDLLV
- a CDS encoding DUF4121 family protein, translated to MIQTTNKYSKETFIRLNYWYDRIHGLVQEDIDKVNTMVEHIEKTRSDRYPRTGDNLFFVSGYGERSRLFFIDAVYGDNIILRDFSRVPFVSRDKEGIKCDMHGGECLLVKAGDVRFKAWTTGRFKHWGHYGACENGEVYYDAKIALWECGAPEQPESREWFKIHIRKNTRPSEDMYVGEISCKDEDGLKQFVNDHEGTIFAEEDSQEMVMLCFRHSDMRISPEEWEKMDCPVSMREIYGQMHEVKIVKDHKTHLTTFYY
- a CDS encoding phosphoribosyltransferase, yielding MELIINATLLLAAIVLWIYGQYWRKKCGKVLCQYAAAYDEREDREKPLRQAIIAGNPHAPLLYALTCPELFDKVRPLRLFSFGSIRCVFAGYYFPKRFESWLCDDQLAFVQKVYDFKDGKDSCTEYFSQAFLLLSTDEDITAMFMPCSTSDRYYRRFSGIASFLETHGYVRSGLDLICITESRECKHASEKRSEINTANYMMSNDLYGKRVVIVDDLLTSGASLMEYAHNLERAGAKVEGAVFLARTFQMPSPAKVKRLVWKRHLSVLIWRRSDDL
- a CDS encoding PRTRC system protein E gives rise to the protein MFFQAINQMITTGTDLSINIRRVNDNLTVAVVPRRSGVKAGERIVPLILNGTPEELDAGFLQAVGAPVQKAQGILTNLESFEKQAEQAVSQSKTSKPTVEKESKEAREKREKMEKLLKKAEDATAGKHYSEALTWFRQAKVLAQPDKQADIDKKMAEVQKKASEGSLFDMVQPPVTAPQPSLQQSAPQSMAAPTPQYRSGEQVPMFMPEQPAPAPQPVAQPQVQPVQYRQPAPQPVPQQAAPQPQDIQFHQPVQVPQPQLADNRWMQQPAPSQYATVQEAAMYNFDKDYEDDRELLREDPYAEYPDFPKECRMTDMAQMDMVYC
- a CDS encoding helix-turn-helix domain-containing protein → MEFVCIEAKAFMEMNEALEAVEKKMRETCGGGICSMDDWIDNQEACMLMNVSPRKLLQLRRSRIIPYSHIDRKVYYRRQDIIRYLENSIHHVTPESL
- a CDS encoding helix-turn-helix domain-containing protein, whose translation is MMYIDNEVLEKMIMTIVEGFDRIEKKLDRMGRVKDCLNGDELLDNYDIAKLLNVSLRTVARYREKGLIRYYQTDDNGKNFYRSSEIQEFLQKRGKKDKGGNTNMGKLC
- a CDS encoding NYN domain-containing protein codes for the protein MKTNANSRYTVAVLIDGDNASFERMEDIMGFVSRYGDAVVRRIYGDWTRKALSAWKESAREHGFRLVQASSHVPGKNTTDIALVIDAMDILRDGQVDCFCLVASDGDYSLLAQRIREAGVKVLGYGEGKTPVSLVRSCSVFLYADRKESKAEENTPEFFIRRDMEYFDKAFEQAADGKEEVSLSLIGGALKKMMPKFKVRRYGCKTLGKLYEKLDRYELVMTEKGVANAVRLKY
- a CDS encoding PRTRC system ThiF family protein produces the protein MKKIHYTDRYLLNPHHPVTVFVIGAGGTGSQVATNLARMSIALQALGHPGLHVTVFDPDTVTEANIGRQLFSESELGLNKAVALVTRINRFFGFSWEAKRQCYPSGTSDSVLANIIITCTDTTRSRTGLWRFLKKHRERSYDDEKSPIYWMDFGNAQTTGQVLIGNVKSKIPQPSSIEYLPIPKMNVITEEVPYSTIREKDSGPSCSLTEALQKQDLFINSMLAQIGCDVLWRMLREGRTFYRGAYLNLDTLRVNPIPV
- a CDS encoding helix-turn-helix domain-containing protein; the encoded protein is MTQFILTKESPEIIRFFRNISTLSKMLDDQEKNFRPVLNGERYITDSELAEKLKLTRRTLADYRMNGRLPYYKVGGKLLYKEKDILVLLEKNRVETFDHW